From a single Photobacterium gaetbulicola Gung47 genomic region:
- a CDS encoding DNA polymerase III subunit epsilon (COG0847) produces MMINTLKRWWYRHKFKDSEYRDLFSRYRGTELVSLDCETTSLDPHSAELVTIAATRIQDNRILTSQSIHLTLRAPASLDAGSVAIHRIRHQDLNQGMEESQALEKLLAFIGNRPLVGYHIRYDKTILDRYFRRHFGFPLPNKTVEVSHLYHEQLERQLPNAYFDLSLEAISRHLDLPVPPRHDALQDAIAAAMIYVRLKHGDLPHPVARQA; encoded by the coding sequence ATGATGATCAATACCCTCAAACGCTGGTGGTACCGCCATAAATTCAAGGACAGTGAGTACCGCGACCTATTTTCCCGCTACCGCGGCACCGAGCTGGTCTCGCTCGACTGCGAAACCACCAGCTTAGATCCGCACAGTGCCGAGCTGGTCACCATCGCGGCGACCCGGATCCAGGATAACCGCATCCTGACCAGCCAGTCTATCCACCTGACCCTGCGCGCACCGGCCAGCCTCGATGCCGGCTCGGTGGCCATCCACCGCATCCGCCACCAGGATCTCAACCAGGGCATGGAAGAAAGCCAGGCGCTGGAAAAGCTGCTGGCCTTTATCGGCAACCGCCCGTTGGTCGGCTACCATATCCGCTATGACAAAACGATCCTTGACCGCTATTTCCGCCGCCACTTCGGTTTCCCGCTGCCCAACAAGACCGTCGAGGTCAGCCACCTCTACCACGAGCAGCTCGAGCGCCAACTGCCCAATGCCTATTTTGACCTTAGCCTCGAGGCCATCAGCCGCCACCTCGACCTGCCGGTACCGCCGCGCCACGATGCCCTGCAGGATGCCATTGCCGCTGCAATGATCTACGTTCGGCTAAAACACGGTGATCTACCTCACCCTGTTGCCAGACAAGCCTGA
- a CDS encoding 3-dehydroquinate dehydratase (COG0757), which produces MSTVQRIILINGPNLNLLGLREPGHYGQQSLAQIVTHLTAKATELGVTLDHIQSNAEHEIIEAIHQAHGTVDFILINPAAFTHTSVAIRDALLGVSIPFIEIHLSNVHAREPFRHHSYLSDKAVGVICGLGPDGYEFALQAAVRRLQADAN; this is translated from the coding sequence ATGTCGACCGTTCAACGAATTATACTGATCAATGGCCCGAACCTGAACCTACTGGGTTTACGCGAGCCGGGGCATTACGGCCAGCAGTCACTGGCACAGATCGTAACGCACTTAACTGCCAAAGCTACCGAGTTAGGCGTGACGCTAGACCACATCCAATCGAACGCGGAGCACGAGATTATCGAAGCGATCCACCAGGCCCACGGCACGGTCGATTTCATCCTGATCAATCCGGCTGCCTTTACCCACACCAGCGTTGCTATCCGCGATGCCCTGTTGGGGGTCAGCATCCCGTTCATTGAAATACACCTGTCTAATGTTCATGCCCGGGAACCATTCCGCCACCACTCCTACCTGTCAGATAAGGCTGTTGGGGTGATCTGCGGTTTGGGCCCAGATGGTTATGAATTCGCCCTGCAAGCTGCGGTTCGCCGCCTGCAAGCAGACGCCAACTGA
- a CDS encoding putative acetyl-CoA carboxylase, biotin carboxyl carrier protein (COG0511) yields the protein MDIRKIKKLIELVEESGIAELEISEGEESVRISRATAPVAAPTQVIAAPAPVAAPAAAAPAAAPAAEAPAAAAAPAGHQVLSPMVGSFYRAPSPDAKPFVEVGQTVNAGDTLCIVEAMKMMNQIEADKAGTVVAILAEDGDAVEFDQPLVIIE from the coding sequence ATGGATATTCGTAAAATCAAAAAACTGATTGAGCTAGTAGAAGAGTCTGGTATTGCCGAGCTGGAAATCTCTGAAGGTGAAGAGTCCGTTCGCATCAGCCGTGCCACTGCCCCAGTAGCAGCGCCGACTCAGGTGATCGCCGCTCCAGCACCGGTTGCCGCTCCAGCTGCTGCCGCTCCAGCCGCAGCTCCTGCTGCCGAAGCACCGGCCGCTGCTGCCGCGCCTGCTGGCCACCAGGTCCTATCGCCAATGGTAGGTAGCTTCTACCGTGCGCCTAGCCCTGATGCGAAACCATTTGTTGAAGTCGGCCAGACTGTCAATGCCGGTGATACTCTATGTATCGTCGAAGCGATGAAGATGATGAACCAGATCGAAGCTGACAAAGCCGGTACGGTTGTAGCTATCCTGGCAGAAGACGGCGATGCCGTTGAGTTCGACCAGCCGCTAGTTATCATCGAGTAA
- a CDS encoding acetyl-CoA synthetase (COG0365), whose amino-acid sequence MSEVHVYPVNQDIAANAHITDEQYREMYQQSVINPEGFWREHGQIVDWIKPFSQVKNTSFDTGHVSINWFADGTLNVSANCIDRHLATRGDQPAIIWEGDDPADDATLTYNELHEQVCQFANALKSQGVRKGDVVCLYMPMVAEAAVAMLACTRIGAVHTIVFGGFSPEALAGRITDSNAKVVVTADEGIRGGRAVPLKKNVDDALANDEVTSVEKVIVFKRTGGSVEWDSSRDVWWHEATAVASSHCEPEEMNAEDPLFILYTSGSTGKPKGVLHTTGGYLVYATMTFKYVFDYQEGDIYWCTADVGWITGHSYLVYGPLANGATTLLFEGVPNYPSTSRMSEVVDKHSVNILYTAPTAIRALMAKGDEAIAGTKRSSLRIMGSVGEPINPEAWEWYHRTIGDSRCPIVDTWWQTETGGILITPLPGATALKPGSATRPFFGVQPALVDNMGNILDGATEGNLVMIDSWPGQMRTLWGDHDRFEQTYFSTFKGMYFTGDGARRDEDGYYWITGRVDDVLNISGHRMGTAEIESALVAFDKIAEAAIVGVPHDIKGQAIYAYITLNDGEIPSAELHKEVKDWVRKEIGPIATPDFLHWTDALPKTRSGKIMRRILRKIATGDTATLGDTSTLADPSVVEKLIAEKQKVL is encoded by the coding sequence ATGAGTGAGGTTCATGTGTATCCAGTAAACCAGGACATCGCAGCCAACGCCCATATTACCGATGAGCAGTACCGTGAAATGTACCAGCAGTCTGTGATCAACCCGGAAGGCTTCTGGCGCGAGCACGGCCAGATTGTTGACTGGATCAAGCCATTCAGCCAGGTCAAGAACACCTCGTTCGATACCGGCCATGTCAGCATCAACTGGTTCGCAGACGGCACCCTCAACGTGTCAGCCAACTGTATTGACCGCCACCTGGCGACCCGCGGCGACCAGCCAGCCATTATCTGGGAAGGCGATGACCCGGCTGATGATGCCACCCTCACCTATAACGAACTGCACGAGCAAGTGTGCCAGTTTGCCAATGCCCTGAAGAGCCAAGGCGTACGCAAAGGTGATGTGGTTTGCCTTTACATGCCAATGGTTGCCGAAGCCGCGGTTGCCATGCTGGCCTGTACCCGCATCGGTGCGGTCCACACCATTGTATTCGGTGGCTTCTCGCCAGAAGCCCTAGCCGGCCGTATTACCGACTCCAATGCCAAGGTCGTGGTCACGGCCGATGAGGGGATCCGCGGCGGCCGTGCGGTACCGCTGAAGAAAAATGTCGATGATGCGCTGGCCAACGACGAAGTCACCAGCGTCGAGAAAGTGATTGTGTTCAAGCGCACCGGCGGCAGCGTTGAGTGGGACAGCAGCCGCGATGTCTGGTGGCATGAAGCGACAGCCGTTGCCTCTTCCCACTGTGAACCAGAAGAAATGAATGCCGAAGACCCGCTGTTCATCCTCTACACCTCGGGTTCAACCGGTAAGCCGAAAGGCGTACTGCACACCACCGGCGGCTACCTCGTATACGCCACCATGACCTTCAAATATGTTTTCGACTACCAAGAAGGCGATATCTACTGGTGTACCGCCGATGTGGGCTGGATCACCGGACACAGTTATCTTGTCTATGGCCCGCTGGCCAACGGTGCGACTACCCTGCTGTTTGAAGGTGTACCGAACTACCCATCGACCAGCCGCATGAGCGAAGTGGTCGACAAACACAGCGTCAACATCCTTTATACCGCACCGACCGCTATCCGTGCCCTGATGGCAAAAGGCGATGAAGCCATTGCTGGCACCAAACGTTCATCGCTGCGTATCATGGGATCAGTCGGCGAGCCTATCAATCCTGAAGCGTGGGAGTGGTACCACCGCACCATCGGTGACAGCCGCTGCCCGATTGTCGACACCTGGTGGCAGACCGAAACCGGCGGTATTCTGATCACGCCACTACCGGGCGCAACCGCCCTTAAACCAGGTTCGGCAACCCGTCCGTTCTTCGGTGTTCAGCCGGCATTGGTCGATAACATGGGTAACATCCTTGATGGTGCTACCGAGGGTAACCTGGTGATGATCGACTCCTGGCCAGGCCAAATGCGCACCCTGTGGGGCGATCATGACCGCTTCGAGCAAACCTACTTCTCGACCTTCAAAGGCATGTACTTTACCGGTGACGGCGCCCGCCGCGATGAAGACGGTTACTACTGGATCACCGGTCGTGTCGATGACGTACTGAACATTTCCGGTCACCGCATGGGGACGGCTGAAATCGAATCGGCACTGGTGGCCTTCGACAAGATTGCCGAAGCGGCGATTGTCGGGGTACCGCACGATATCAAGGGCCAGGCTATCTACGCCTATATCACCCTCAACGATGGCGAAATCCCATCGGCGGAGCTGCACAAAGAAGTCAAAGACTGGGTGCGCAAGGAAATCGGCCCAATCGCGACACCGGACTTCCTGCACTGGACCGATGCACTACCGAAGACCCGCTCGGGCAAAATCATGCGCCGTATCCTGCGCAAGATTGCCACCGGCGACACGGCAACCCTGGGTGATACGTCCACCCTGGCCGACCCAAGCGTGGTGGAGAAACTGATCGCAGAAAAGCAAAAAGTGCTATAA